A portion of the Vicingus serpentipes genome contains these proteins:
- the rlmB gene encoding 23S rRNA (guanosine(2251)-2'-O)-methyltransferase RlmB, translated as MREKENIIFGVHPIIEAINSGKEIDKIYIQSDISGPGLTELRKAIKKGKVPYSHVPVQKLNRHTSGNHQGVIGFISPIETQDIEDILPQLFDQGKVPFLLILDRITDVRNFGAIVRTAECAGVDAIIIPKRESAQINEDAIKTSTGAIFRVPICKVDNLTDTVYLLKDSGLTIVGCTEKTNTTVYECNYTEPVAVIMGNEEKGIANQLLKNCDSLAKIPMAGEIASLNVSVAAAIILYEAVKQRLGN; from the coding sequence ATGAGAGAAAAAGAAAATATCATTTTTGGAGTTCATCCAATTATAGAAGCAATAAACTCGGGAAAAGAAATTGATAAAATTTATATTCAAAGTGATATAAGTGGCCCTGGTTTAACTGAGCTTAGAAAAGCAATAAAAAAAGGGAAGGTACCATATAGTCATGTGCCTGTTCAAAAATTAAATAGACATACGAGTGGTAATCATCAAGGGGTTATTGGGTTTATTTCTCCTATAGAAACCCAAGATATAGAAGATATATTACCACAATTGTTTGATCAAGGTAAAGTTCCATTTTTATTAATATTAGATAGAATTACTGATGTTAGAAATTTTGGAGCAATTGTTAGAACAGCAGAATGTGCTGGGGTTGATGCTATTATTATCCCCAAGAGAGAATCTGCCCAGATAAATGAAGATGCTATAAAAACTTCTACAGGAGCAATTTTTAGAGTACCAATTTGCAAGGTTGATAATCTTACCGATACTGTTTATTTACTTAAAGACAGTGGATTGACAATTGTTGGATGTACCGAAAAAACAAACACAACTGTTTATGAGTGCAATTACACAGAACCAGTTGCTGTAATTATGGGTAATGAAGAAAAGGGAATTGCGAACCAATTACTTAAAAATTGTGATAGTTTAGCTAAAATACCAATGGCTGGTGAAATAGCTTCCTTAAATGTATCAGTTGCAGCTGCAATTATTTTATATGAAGCAGTAAAACAAAGATTAGGAAACTAA